In Helicobacter mastomyrinus, the sequence CTGTATTTGGGGAAACACGCATTAAGCAAGGCGTAAAAATCGATAATCTCGTGCAAATCGGGCATAACTGCGTAGTAGGAGAACACAGCATTTTAGTTTCACAAGTGGGCTTGGCTGGCTCTACCACCACCGGACGCAATGTCGTTATGGGCGGACAAGCAGGGACAGGCGGACATATACATATCGGCGATTTCGTGCAAATAGCAGGACGTGGGGCAGTGGGTAAGAATCTCCCACCGCATACCAAATGGGGAGGACATCCGCTTATGGAGTTTGATGAGTGGATAAAATTCTTTGTTTCTTTACGCAGAATGGTAAAGAAAAGCCCTAAAATGAAGGAAAAATGATGCACCTTCAACATATCTTAACAAGACTCAAGCTACAAACTAGAGCTTTTTAGCCAAGATTCTATTAAAAGTATGGCAATAGTTTAAATTAAAAGATTTTAAATGGACTTACTTTATCCGTATTTTCTCACTTTGCATTTGGTGTGCAATTATATTTTTAGGTTATATTTTTACTGATGTGGTGCTGCTTACCCCTATAAGGAAGTATGTAGGTGATGAAATTGCCAATAAGGTATTTAGTATAATAAGCAAAAGAGGTGTCAAGATAATGCCTTTATGTTTAGCTCTTTTGGTGCTTACAGGTGGAGCAATGATAAGTCGTTATATTGGCAGTATGCAGGGATATTTGCAAACCTCATTACAGATTTTTTTAGTGATAAAAATGTGTGTTGCATTAGTTATTGTGCTAATGGTGATTATCTCGCTAAGTTGTAAATTTTTAAAATTTAAGAATCCTTTGGCACAAGTGATACACCCTGTTGCCTTGATACTTGGTTTTATTATCGTGGTTTTAGCAAAAATAGCCTTTTATGTATAGAATTTATAGAGAATGAGCTTATTATTTCTTGATAGATACTAGTATAAGTTGTATAATTGTAAGAATGTCTTTTAATTATCTTAAACAAATTTTAAGGAGAAAAAATGGCGAAAATTTTGCTTTTAAATGGAGCAAAAGCTTTTGGAGTATCACAAGGCAAATTAAATTGCACCTTGCACGATGTCGCAAAGCAGACTTTGCAATCACTAGGCTTTGAGATTTTGCAAACGCATATTGATAAGGGTTACAACACACAAGAAGAGATGCAAAAGTGGCTAGAGAGTAAGGTGATTATTTATCAAATGCCTGGTTGGTGGATGGGAGAGCCGTGGATTGTGAAAAAATATATTGATGAAGTCTGTCACGGAGCAGCTGGGAAGTTTTTTACAAGTGATGGACGCCATAGGGATAATCCAGCGGTAGGCTATGGCACAGGAGGACTTTTAAAGGATAAGAAATATATGTTTTCGCTTACTTGGAATGCACCCATAGAGGCTTTCACCGAGCCTAATGATTTCTTTGAGGGGGTAGGTGTAGATGGTGTGTATTTGCATTTACACAAAGCTCATCAATTTATGGGAATGAGTGCGTTACCAACTTTTATCTGTAATGATGTGATGAAAAACCCACAAATAGAACGATATATCAAAGATTATGAGGCACATTTAAAGAAAGTGTTTGCGTAAGAATTCCATACAATTCATAGTTTTTAGATTACACACGAAAAGTTAAACTTTATCCATAAGTGATTTGATACACCTCATAAAAGTCGCTTTAAGCATTCTTCTATAAGCTTTTTGTGTTCTATATTTTTACAAAAGCTATTCAAATTTCTACCATAACTCTTGACAAATACTAAGTATCAGGTTTTATAATGTTATTCTTACTTTAATATTTTAAGGAGCAAATATGCAAAATAAATCTCTTAACAAAACACGTAGAAATCTCTTCAAAAGTGCGAGTATCGGTGTGGGTATAGTGGCACTTGGCGGAGCTTTTAGCCTAGTAAATGCAAAAGATACTAAAGCACACGACTTACCAACAGCACCCGGTAAAGACTGGGACAAAACCTTTCCTAAAAGTGATAAAGTTACTCACAGTAAGGTTACTTTTCATAACCGCTTTGGAATCACGCTTGTAGCGGATATGTATGTGCCTAAAAATGCAAAAGGCAAACTTCCTGCCATTGCAGTTAGTGGTCCATTTGGTGCAGTAAAAGAGCAGCCAAGCGGACTCTATGCGCAAACTTTGGCAGAACGTGGATTCATCACCCTAGCCTTTGACCCAAGCTTCACGGGGGAAAGTGGAGGTGCGGCAAGATATGTCGCCTCACCCGATATAAGCACAGAGGATTTTAGTGCAGCGGTGGATTTCTTAAGCACGCAAAAGAATGTAGATAAAGATAAAATCGGCATTATCGGCATTTGTGGTTGGGGTGGATTTGCACTCAATGCAGCAGCAAATGACCCACGCATTAAAGCAACTCTAGTTTCTACGATGTATGATATGAGTCGTGTCAATGCCAATGGCTATTTTGACGAAGAAAACAGCAAAAAAGCAAGAATACAAAAGCGCAAAACTCTAGCACAGCAAAGAATTGAGGATTATAAGAATGGCAAATACGCACTTGCTGGTGGTGTGCCTGAAACTTTGCCAAATGACGCACCGCAGTTTATGAAAGATTATCACGCGTATTACAAAACCCCACGCGGTTATCACAAACGTTCTCTCAATTCAAACAATGGATGGAATCTCACCTCCTCTCTAAGCTTTCTTAATATGCCTATTCTCACATACAGTGATGAAATAGATAATGCAGTTTTAATAATTCACGGGGAAAATGCCCATAGCAGATACTTTAGTGAAGATGCCTTTAAGAAGCTAAAAGGCAACAATAAAGAGCTTTTTATCGTGCCTAACGCAGTGCATGCAGATTTGTATGACAATCTGCAAAAGATTCCTTTTGATAAAATCGAGGTATTTTTCAAGCAATATCTTGCATAATGCACTAAGTTTAGAATAACCTTATCTTTATGGCGGTAAAACTTTTAGGGAATTAAATTTTACCACCATATTGCAGGGCATACTTTAAAATCTCTAATTTTTACATTCAGGAGTAAATTGTGTATCACATTTCAAGCACTAAGCAAAACAACCGCATAAACAAGTCTAATAAAAGGGCAAAAGATGAAAAGAACAATCATTGAAGCAGAACGCAAAACTGGGATTCCCTCTACTAGAATTCGCTTTTGGCTTAAAAAAGGGCTTTTCCCAGAACTAGAAACAAATAAAAATGGTGTCCGACTTTTTGACAATCAAGATATTGATAAGCTCAAATGGATTGAATGGTTTCGTTTTGTGCGAATGAGTTTAGCAAACATTAAACGTTATATGCACCTCGTCTCTCTTGGAGAAAAAAGCACTTTTCAAGAACGTAAAAAAATCCTTGAAGACCAAAGAGAGTTAA encodes:
- a CDS encoding MerR family transcriptional regulator; amino-acid sequence: MKRTIIEAERKTGIPSTRIRFWLKKGLFPELETNKNGVRLFDNQDIDKLKWIEWFRFVRMSLANIKRYMHLVSLGEKSTFQERKKILEDQRELIIKDLQLTQEILSKIEQKIKTLDKQCHCKV
- a CDS encoding alpha/beta hydrolase produces the protein MQNKSLNKTRRNLFKSASIGVGIVALGGAFSLVNAKDTKAHDLPTAPGKDWDKTFPKSDKVTHSKVTFHNRFGITLVADMYVPKNAKGKLPAIAVSGPFGAVKEQPSGLYAQTLAERGFITLAFDPSFTGESGGAARYVASPDISTEDFSAAVDFLSTQKNVDKDKIGIIGICGWGGFALNAAANDPRIKATLVSTMYDMSRVNANGYFDEENSKKARIQKRKTLAQQRIEDYKNGKYALAGGVPETLPNDAPQFMKDYHAYYKTPRGYHKRSLNSNNGWNLTSSLSFLNMPILTYSDEIDNAVLIIHGENAHSRYFSEDAFKKLKGNNKELFIVPNAVHADLYDNLQKIPFDKIEVFFKQYLA
- a CDS encoding NAD(P)H-dependent oxidoreductase, whose product is MAKILLLNGAKAFGVSQGKLNCTLHDVAKQTLQSLGFEILQTHIDKGYNTQEEMQKWLESKVIIYQMPGWWMGEPWIVKKYIDEVCHGAAGKFFTSDGRHRDNPAVGYGTGGLLKDKKYMFSLTWNAPIEAFTEPNDFFEGVGVDGVYLHLHKAHQFMGMSALPTFICNDVMKNPQIERYIKDYEAHLKKVFA